A genomic stretch from Flavobacterium nitratireducens includes:
- a CDS encoding class I SAM-dependent methyltransferase, with protein sequence MKKDWTGERLETFVNTNNSIEHLHRYAIVLDYLTNKVVVDIACGEGYGSFLMSKIAHSVIGIDIDSDTIFNAKEKYVSENLSFKIGAADSIPIEDKSIDVVVSFETIEHHDKHDEMMMEIKRILKPDGLLIISTPDKYYYTDRRGYKNKYHVKELYKEDFFNLVKKFFSKQQFLGQSYINGNSYINSQFNKNEIFTYSGDFSIIKKGDPIESIYLIAIASNRDFNSQPCSFFNGSQILNFQQEEKFIQILRNCNSYRVGNFILYPVKLLKKMFKN encoded by the coding sequence ATGAAAAAAGATTGGACGGGGGAAAGATTAGAAACATTCGTAAATACTAATAATTCAATAGAGCATTTACACAGATATGCTATAGTACTTGATTATCTTACAAATAAGGTTGTTGTAGATATTGCTTGTGGTGAAGGATACGGTAGTTTTTTAATGAGTAAAATAGCTCATTCTGTAATTGGAATAGATATTGATTCCGACACTATTTTTAATGCTAAAGAGAAATATGTTAGTGAGAACTTAAGTTTTAAGATAGGAGCAGCAGATTCAATTCCAATCGAAGATAAATCTATTGATGTAGTAGTGAGCTTTGAAACTATAGAGCATCATGATAAACATGATGAAATGATGATGGAAATTAAACGTATTTTAAAACCAGATGGGCTTTTAATTATTTCAACACCTGATAAATATTATTATACTGACAGAAGGGGTTACAAAAATAAATATCATGTGAAAGAACTTTATAAGGAAGATTTTTTTAACCTAGTTAAAAAATTTTTTTCTAAACAACAGTTTTTAGGTCAATCTTATATAAACGGGAATTCATATATAAATAGTCAATTTAATAAAAATGAAATTTTTACTTATAGTGGAGATTTTTCGATAATAAAGAAAGGAGACCCTATAGAATCAATATATTTAATAGCTATTGCTTCTAATAGGGATTTTAATAGTCAACCTTGTTCTTTTTTTAATGGTTCTCAAATATTGAATTTTCAGCAAGAAGAAAAGTTTATTCAAATATTAAGGAATTGTAATTCTTATAGAGTAGGTAATTTTATTTTATATCCCGTCAAATTATTAAAAAAAATGTTTAAAAATTAA